In Paenibacillus sonchi, a single genomic region encodes these proteins:
- a CDS encoding discoidin domain-containing protein: MSELSAANDAGPELPEGTTLWQLGRHDGSDAEFAETGTSDGNEAINIASPALKASALQSIPSGLRGDTNPELRIKYKLDEIPENGVLFRVSILDAYKSVPQMSVFSNRQLSGIIQIAGIAGTDSKYNFRKTYELYIPKEQLVAGINELKLRTTRGMYSSDMEDKYNWWTWDNLSLEALKTPIKEPIHGSYTLTGTMVNNKQFYFDEGAVTHLPYIMKWLGVAYSGNIMRTSCASDVGRSCSNMEEYYKVLKDYNMQAVALYLYTGDIKLNEDGSLPETAEKKLTDYFEKYSPYFQYYEVDNEPGLFNRSKAVNLAIADWLNKKGKTIAPHLQTVAPGWAYWPDYSDDSCGNQKGRVRQCGDPDGWERDPKQRDELEEVTDLTNGHSYGDSYIFSNGGSFTENLKTFGGAADGLGKKMLTTEFGTSDAHVDAYQYGASERTAAVFDRIMRAHIGYADMFVQHAAFFKNFSLFKYGFNLEDHDPVKTEIYYTKKGEDSRVSIMRRLDLAYATHGAPLSYEITNKDALADKLVYVRAVDTSTLEPLAGTGATSNKVLVNFVNFEETPQTVTVKVKMPKKTVYEGERFGSGDTYEEARSYVSGKSAGPTLEFNETLAPGEAVQYILEPSSEVADVAPQGLKAAAVKGPSVKLNWLEAPGASYEVLRADGSGSDLKVIATGIKQTEYTDGRLQEGTLYTYAVRTAGSSVVSEKTQITATGLVPLDRSEWKVSSNVNTQASSPANAIDGDRRTRWDTGKHQASGEYIQIDLAGVHSVEAIDLDYTLSSYDYPRGYELYISDDATSWTKIASGKGRFEKTKIEFPAVKTRYLRIVQTGSGGNYWSIHEMQVYSRE, encoded by the coding sequence ATGTCTGAACTGTCCGCCGCCAATGATGCGGGACCCGAGCTGCCGGAGGGCACGACCCTCTGGCAGCTCGGACGGCATGACGGGTCCGATGCGGAATTTGCAGAGACCGGCACCTCTGATGGAAACGAAGCGATTAATATTGCTTCTCCGGCTTTGAAAGCTTCAGCACTCCAATCCATTCCTTCTGGGCTCAGAGGCGATACCAACCCTGAACTGCGGATTAAGTATAAATTGGATGAGATCCCGGAGAACGGGGTCTTATTTCGCGTAAGCATCCTTGATGCTTACAAATCCGTTCCGCAGATGAGCGTCTTTTCCAACCGTCAGCTATCGGGAATTATACAGATCGCCGGTATCGCCGGAACGGACAGCAAATACAATTTCCGTAAAACCTATGAGCTGTATATTCCCAAAGAACAGCTGGTTGCCGGCATTAATGAACTGAAGCTCCGGACTACACGCGGAATGTATTCCTCAGATATGGAGGATAAATACAACTGGTGGACCTGGGATAATCTTAGTCTGGAGGCACTCAAGACGCCGATCAAGGAGCCGATTCACGGCAGCTATACACTGACCGGGACTATGGTCAACAATAAGCAGTTTTATTTTGACGAAGGTGCGGTTACGCATCTGCCCTATATCATGAAGTGGCTCGGCGTAGCGTACAGCGGCAATATTATGCGTACCAGCTGTGCCAGCGATGTCGGACGCTCCTGTTCGAACATGGAAGAATACTACAAGGTGCTGAAGGATTACAATATGCAGGCTGTAGCCTTGTATCTGTACACTGGCGATATCAAACTTAATGAAGACGGCTCACTGCCGGAAACAGCAGAGAAGAAGCTGACGGATTATTTCGAGAAGTACAGCCCGTACTTCCAATATTATGAAGTGGACAATGAGCCGGGGCTGTTTAACCGCTCCAAGGCGGTTAATCTGGCGATTGCCGACTGGCTGAACAAGAAAGGCAAGACAATCGCCCCCCATCTGCAGACCGTGGCTCCAGGCTGGGCCTATTGGCCGGATTACAGCGATGATTCCTGCGGCAATCAGAAGGGCAGGGTGCGCCAGTGCGGCGACCCGGACGGCTGGGAACGTGATCCGAAGCAGCGGGACGAACTGGAGGAAGTGACCGATCTGACCAATGGGCATTCCTACGGCGATTCTTATATTTTCAGCAACGGAGGCAGCTTTACCGAGAATCTGAAAACCTTCGGCGGAGCCGCAGACGGGCTTGGCAAAAAAATGCTGACGACCGAATTCGGGACCTCCGACGCTCATGTGGATGCTTACCAATACGGGGCCTCCGAACGGACGGCCGCGGTGTTCGACCGGATTATGCGTGCGCATATCGGCTATGCGGATATGTTTGTCCAGCATGCCGCTTTTTTCAAAAACTTCAGTCTGTTCAAGTATGGCTTTAATCTGGAAGACCATGATCCGGTAAAAACGGAGATTTATTATACCAAGAAAGGCGAAGATTCACGTGTCAGCATCATGAGACGGCTGGATCTGGCTTATGCCACGCACGGCGCTCCGTTAAGCTACGAAATTACCAATAAGGATGCTCTGGCCGACAAGCTGGTGTATGTCCGTGCAGTCGATACCTCCACTCTGGAGCCTTTGGCCGGAACCGGAGCCACCTCGAACAAAGTATTGGTAAACTTCGTCAACTTTGAGGAAACACCGCAAACCGTCACTGTAAAAGTGAAGATGCCCAAGAAAACAGTGTATGAGGGCGAACGTTTCGGCAGCGGGGATACGTATGAAGAAGCCCGCAGCTATGTCTCGGGTAAAAGTGCTGGACCGACGCTTGAATTCAACGAAACACTCGCTCCCGGTGAGGCTGTACAGTATATTCTGGAGCCCTCCTCCGAGGTAGCGGATGTTGCACCCCAAGGTTTAAAGGCAGCAGCAGTCAAAGGACCCTCTGTTAAACTGAACTGGCTGGAGGCCCCCGGAGCAAGCTATGAAGTGCTCCGGGCCGACGGCTCCGGCAGTGATTTGAAGGTAATTGCCACCGGCATCAAGCAAACGGAATATACGGACGGCAGGCTGCAGGAGGGCACATTGTACACATATGCAGTTCGTACAGCAGGTTCAAGTGTAGTGTCGGAGAAAACGCAGATCACAGCTACCGGACTGGTTCCCCTAGACCGTTCGGAGTGGAAGGTGTCATCCAATGTGAACACTCAGGCTTCAAGTCCGGCAAATGCCATTGACGGAGACAGGCGGACGCGCTGGGATACCGGCAAACACCAGGCCTCTGGGGAATATATCCAGATTGATCTGGCGGGTGTGCACTCGGTGGAAGCGATAGATTTGGACTATACCTTATCTTCTTATGATTATCCCCGGGGATATGAGCTGTATATTTCGGATGATGCAACAAGCTGGACCAAGATCGCTTCCGGTAAAGGAAGGTTTGAAAAGACCAAAATCGAATTCCCCGCAGT